From the genome of Bacteroides sp. MSB163, one region includes:
- a CDS encoding BT4734/BF3469 family protein, producing MKLTLIRTDRETGKESFSTLDTETLIEKIKKENKAAHISSLRHLIPMLQGTDNHYLNIDKLPRIYPAVEYARTKDGEHRVKIYNGLVQIEVNHLAGITEVELIKQQASLLPQTFAAFCGSSGRSVKIWVLFALPDGSFPKHESEMTLFHAHAYRIAVNCYQPLLPYSITLKEPSLNQSCRMTLDERPYYNLAAIPFCLEQPFTMPGETTFKEQKQAETNPLLRMQPGYSSSDTFSMLFEAALNRAFDELTNWKRGDDLRPLLARLAEHCYKAGIPEEEVVRQTLMHYYREADEPVIRAAIHNLYRECKGFGTRNSMTAEQDTAFRLEEFMNRRYEFRYNTVLGELEYRQRDSIHFQFRPADQRIRSSIALNALKEGIRVWDRDIARYLTSDYIPLHNPVEEYLNDTGRWDGKDRIRALADLVPCENPHWRELFYRWFLSMTAHWRGLDRQHGNSTSPLLVGAQGYRKSTFCRILLPPELRFGYTDSIDFKSKQDAERSLGCFFLINIDEFDQISVSQQGFLKHLLQKPVANLRKPYGTAIQEIRRYASFIGTSNQKDLLTDPSGSRRFICIEVTGPINTNVTINYRQLYAQAMTAISQGERYWLDDTDEAILKQSNQEFEQPTPLEQLFLCHFQAAQAEDEGTWMTPMEILSFLQKKTKDRLAINKVAYFGRALRKLGISSRRRNRGTEYHVIINETAFQ from the coding sequence ATGAAACTAACCCTTATACGCACCGACCGTGAAACCGGCAAAGAATCTTTCAGTACCCTTGATACTGAAACCTTAATAGAAAAAATAAAGAAAGAGAACAAAGCAGCGCATATATCATCCTTGCGCCATCTCATACCTATGCTGCAAGGAACAGATAACCACTATCTGAACATAGATAAATTACCCCGCATCTACCCCGCCGTGGAATACGCCCGCACCAAAGACGGAGAACATCGGGTAAAGATTTACAACGGACTGGTACAGATTGAAGTCAACCACCTGGCAGGTATCACCGAAGTGGAACTGATAAAGCAACAGGCTTCCCTGCTGCCTCAAACCTTTGCCGCCTTCTGTGGAAGCAGCGGACGCAGTGTAAAGATATGGGTACTCTTCGCCCTGCCCGACGGCTCATTCCCTAAACACGAAAGTGAAATGACCTTGTTTCATGCCCACGCTTACCGTATTGCGGTAAATTGTTATCAACCCCTGCTGCCCTACTCCATCACCCTAAAAGAACCGTCGCTCAACCAGAGTTGCCGCATGACGCTGGATGAGCGACCTTATTATAATCTGGCTGCCATTCCCTTCTGCCTGGAACAACCCTTCACCATGCCCGGCGAAACCACTTTCAAGGAACAGAAGCAGGCGGAAACCAATCCGCTATTACGCATGCAGCCCGGTTATAGTTCATCGGACACCTTTTCCATGCTCTTCGAAGCAGCGCTCAACCGCGCGTTCGACGAACTGACAAACTGGAAACGAGGTGACGACCTGCGCCCATTATTGGCACGGCTTGCCGAGCACTGTTACAAAGCAGGTATTCCCGAGGAAGAGGTAGTCCGGCAAACCCTGATGCATTATTATCGCGAAGCGGACGAGCCCGTGATACGTGCCGCCATACATAATCTTTACCGTGAATGTAAAGGTTTCGGCACCCGCAACAGCATGACCGCCGAACAGGACACAGCCTTCCGCCTGGAAGAGTTCATGAACCGCCGCTACGAATTCCGCTACAACACCGTGTTGGGCGAGCTGGAATACCGCCAGCGCGACTCCATACACTTCCAATTCCGCCCCGCCGACCAGCGGATACGAAGCAGCATAGCGCTCAATGCCCTAAAAGAAGGTATCCGGGTATGGGACCGCGACATAGCACGCTACCTTACTTCCGACTATATCCCCCTCCATAATCCTGTGGAAGAATACCTCAACGACACCGGACGCTGGGACGGAAAAGACCGTATCCGTGCCCTGGCCGATCTCGTTCCCTGCGAAAACCCGCATTGGCGGGAATTGTTCTACCGTTGGTTTCTCAGTATGACGGCCCATTGGCGGGGACTTGACCGACAGCATGGCAACAGTACATCGCCCCTACTGGTAGGCGCCCAAGGGTATCGGAAATCTACGTTTTGCCGCATTCTTTTACCACCGGAACTGCGTTTCGGCTACACAGACAGCATCGACTTCAAAAGCAAACAGGATGCCGAACGAAGCCTGGGGTGTTTCTTTCTGATCAACATCGACGAGTTCGACCAGATCAGCGTCAGCCAGCAAGGTTTCCTGAAACATCTGTTGCAAAAACCCGTAGCCAACCTGCGGAAACCTTATGGAACCGCCATTCAGGAGATACGCCGCTACGCCTCCTTTATAGGCACCAGCAATCAAAAAGACTTGCTGACCGATCCCAGCGGCAGTCGCCGCTTCATCTGTATCGAAGTAACCGGTCCCATCAACACCAACGTCACCATCAACTACCGCCAACTCTATGCCCAGGCCATGACTGCCATCTCGCAAGGTGAACGCTACTGGCTGGACGACACCGACGAGGCCATTCTGAAGCAGAGCAATCAAGAGTTTGAACAACCTACTCCATTGGAACAACTCTTTCTGTGCCACTTTCAGGCGGCACAAGCAGAAGACGAAGGAACGTGGATGACACCGATGGAAATACTTTCTTTTCTCCAGAAAAAGACCAAAGACCGATTAGCCATCAACAAAGTCGCGTACTTCGGACGTGCACTCCGCAAACTTGGAATCAGCAGCCGGAGAAGAAACCGGGGAACGGAATATCACGTAATAATAAATGAAACGGCATTTCAGTAA
- a CDS encoding DNA-binding protein — protein sequence MAILFDWYENPKTKDKQDEELTLHPRIRLNGSTGTAQLRRFIQEYCSLTETDVSAVLDALSHFMGRELGEGRQVHLDGIGYFRPTLTCTEPVKVDTKRKSTKMKLKSITFRPDIELRSEIGNIKVQPLKQRNVLQKKLTSEEIDKRVENFFTTHDFMTKGDFYSLSGMTRTTATRHIRRLCDEGKLENRGLQKQPIYVLKKCNQ from the coding sequence ATGGCAATATTATTTGATTGGTACGAGAATCCCAAAACCAAGGACAAGCAGGACGAAGAACTGACCCTGCACCCGCGCATCCGGCTGAACGGTTCCACGGGTACCGCCCAACTACGGAGGTTCATACAAGAATATTGTTCGCTGACCGAAACCGATGTTTCGGCCGTGCTCGATGCCTTGTCGCACTTTATGGGACGGGAATTGGGTGAAGGACGCCAGGTGCACCTGGACGGTATCGGCTACTTTCGTCCCACACTGACCTGCACCGAACCGGTGAAGGTGGATACCAAACGGAAAAGTACCAAGATGAAACTGAAAAGTATCACCTTCCGCCCCGATATCGAACTGCGGAGCGAGATAGGCAACATAAAAGTCCAGCCGTTAAAACAACGGAATGTGTTGCAAAAGAAACTGACCTCGGAAGAGATTGATAAACGGGTGGAAAATTTCTTCACTACGCACGATTTCATGACGAAAGGAGACTTCTATTCTCTCAGCGGAATGACAAGAACCACTGCTACCCGGCATATTCGACGTCTTTGTGACGAAGGAAAGCTGGAAAATAGGGGATTGCAGAAACAGCCGATTTATGTGCTGAAGAAGTGTAATCAGTAG
- a CDS encoding PDDEXK nuclease domain-containing protein — MGKSINILDKAYLQWVKELTTRYRQSQIKAAVKVNSVLIEFYWGLGSDIVSLEVDNKYGGKFYATLSADLRKEMPGIEGLSESNIRYAKRFYQLYAECSRNLQQVVEELCRIPWGHHIRIIDKCSNNPNKALFYVRQTLEYGWSRAMLLNFLDTDLYERQGKALTNFQHTMPAVTSDLAQELTKDPYSFDFLSMRKGYNERQLKDALLMNITNFLVELGTGFAYVGKEYRLQIGRKEKFIDLLFYNLTIRCYVAVEVKIDEFDSADIGQLGTYVTAVNHLLRKEGIDNPTIGLLICKNKDNLLAQYALESSSQPIGISEYELSRLYPTEVEGTIPSIKEIETKLSYR, encoded by the coding sequence ATGGGCAAATCCATCAACATATTAGATAAAGCCTACCTGCAATGGGTGAAGGAACTGACTACCCGCTACCGCCAGAGCCAAATTAAAGCGGCAGTGAAAGTGAACAGCGTCCTCATCGAATTCTATTGGGGGTTGGGAAGCGATATCGTTTCATTGGAAGTTGACAACAAATATGGAGGAAAATTTTACGCTACACTTAGCGCGGATTTACGTAAGGAAATGCCTGGAATAGAAGGACTTTCCGAATCGAACATACGATATGCAAAGCGGTTTTATCAGCTCTACGCCGAATGTTCCCGAAATCTTCAACAAGTTGTTGAAGAATTATGCCGCATTCCGTGGGGGCATCATATACGTATCATAGACAAGTGCTCAAACAATCCCAATAAAGCCTTATTCTATGTGCGCCAAACCTTAGAATATGGATGGAGCCGCGCTATGCTACTCAATTTCCTCGATACTGATTTGTATGAACGACAAGGGAAAGCATTGACCAATTTTCAGCACACAATGCCTGCCGTTACAAGTGATTTGGCACAGGAGCTCACCAAAGACCCTTATAGTTTCGATTTTCTTTCCATGCGCAAAGGTTATAACGAGCGACAACTAAAAGATGCCCTGTTGATGAATATTACAAATTTCTTAGTGGAACTCGGAACGGGATTTGCCTACGTGGGCAAGGAATATCGGTTGCAAATAGGTAGGAAGGAAAAGTTCATCGACTTATTATTCTACAATCTTACTATCCGTTGCTATGTGGCGGTAGAAGTTAAAATTGACGAATTTGATTCCGCTGACATAGGTCAGTTGGGGACTTATGTGACTGCCGTCAACCACCTTTTGCGCAAAGAAGGAATAGACAATCCTACGATAGGACTGCTCATTTGCAAAAATAAGGATAATTTACTAGCACAATATGCACTGGAATCAAGCAGCCAACCAATTGGCATATCAGAATATGAGCTATCCAGACTTTATCCCACCGAAGTGGAAGGTACCATACCATCCATCAAGGAAATTGAAACGAAATTAAGCTATAGATGA
- a CDS encoding LolA-like putative outer membrane lipoprotein chaperone: protein MMKNFLFVYICLFGLALPLSAQKPDAQDILDRTATAFRQAGGIQADFTVQTYAKGALQGSSVGTIRLKGEKFLLDTDGVKTWFDGRTQWSYLTNSDEVNVSEPTPEELQSINPYALLSIYKQGYHMKLGKTDLYGGKPAYEVILTASDRKKDLQCVIIYVTKDTFQPLCISMTQKGGNSVVIRITSYKAGESYNDHLFTFDKKAYPTAEVIDLR, encoded by the coding sequence ATGATGAAGAATTTTCTTTTTGTCTATATCTGCCTGTTCGGTTTGGCATTACCGCTTTCGGCACAGAAACCGGATGCCCAAGATATATTGGACCGTACAGCCACTGCCTTCCGTCAGGCGGGAGGTATTCAAGCGGATTTTACGGTTCAGACGTATGCGAAAGGTGCTTTGCAGGGGAGTTCTGTAGGGACTATCCGTCTGAAAGGAGAAAAGTTCCTGTTGGATACTGATGGGGTGAAAACCTGGTTTGATGGTCGTACACAATGGAGCTATCTCACTAACAGTGACGAAGTGAACGTTTCCGAACCTACTCCTGAAGAGTTGCAAAGTATCAATCCTTATGCCCTGCTGTCTATTTACAAGCAAGGGTATCACATGAAATTGGGCAAGACTGATCTTTATGGAGGTAAACCTGCTTATGAGGTGATATTAACCGCTTCTGACAGAAAGAAGGATTTGCAGTGTGTTATTATTTATGTAACGAAAGACACCTTTCAGCCTTTATGTATCAGCATGACGCAAAAGGGTGGAAATAGCGTGGTTATCCGTATTACATCTTATAAAGCGGGAGAATCATACAACGATCATCTTTTCACTTTTGACAAGAAGGCGTATCCGACTGCCGAAGTGATTGATTTAAGATAA
- a CDS encoding DNA translocase FtsK, with amino-acid sequence MAKKNSTKDTEQSLSLFGKIRAIFKNETIHFVIGLVLVIFSVYLLLAFSSFFFTGAADQSIIDSGNAQELASTNNGVKNYAGSRGAQLASYLINDCFGISSFFILVFLAVAGLKLMRVRVVRLWKWFIGCSLLLVWFSVFFGFAFVEQYKDSFLYLGGMHGYNVSNWLVSQVGVPGVWMILLVTAICFLIYLSARTVIWLRRLFSLSFLKRKQKEEEEKGETPEEFTDSWTAKGKKKPVPVPDVADIKEEEVPVEIPEPIKEPENEITLDLGGVTETQPAKVSGEEVSMTIETPVPDPVPPFHEKAAEPVFEIETTENDDEYKGPEKEPYNPRLDLENYRYPTIDLMKHYENAEPTIDMAEQNANKDKIINTLRSFGIEISTIKATVGPTVTLYEITPEQGVRISKIRGLEDDIALSLSALGIRIIAPIPGKGTIGIEVPNSNPKIVSGQSIIGSKKFQESTYDLPVALGKTITNEVFMVDLCKMPHMLVAGATGQGKSVGLNAIITSLLYKKHPAELKFVLVDPKKVEFSIYSVIEHHFLAKLPDGEDAIITDVTKVVQTLNSICVEMDTRYDLLKAAHVRNVKEYNEKFINRQLNPEKGHKFMPYIVVVIDEFGDLIMTAGKEVELPIARIAQLARAVGIHMIIATQRPTTNIITGTIKANFPARVAFRVSAMIDSRTILDRPGANQLIGRGDMLFLQGADPVRVQCAFIDTPEVAEITKFIAKQQGYPTAFYLPEYVGEDGGGNDLGDVDMGRLDPLFEDAARLIVIHQQGSTSLIQRKFAIGYNRAGRLMDQLEKAGIVGPAQGSKAREVLCVDENDLQMRLNNLL; translated from the coding sequence ATGGCTAAGAAAAATTCTACAAAAGATACGGAACAATCCCTTTCCCTGTTTGGTAAAATAAGGGCAATCTTCAAAAACGAAACGATTCATTTTGTTATTGGCTTGGTACTGGTTATTTTCTCTGTGTACTTGCTGCTGGCCTTTTCTTCGTTCTTCTTTACGGGAGCGGCGGATCAAAGTATCATTGATTCGGGTAATGCACAGGAATTGGCTTCTACCAATAATGGGGTGAAGAACTATGCCGGTTCGCGCGGCGCTCAATTGGCAAGTTATCTGATTAATGACTGCTTCGGTATTTCCTCTTTCTTCATTCTTGTATTCCTTGCAGTGGCGGGGTTGAAGTTGATGCGTGTACGGGTGGTTCGTCTCTGGAAGTGGTTTATCGGTTGTTCGTTGTTGTTGGTTTGGTTCTCTGTCTTCTTCGGCTTTGCCTTTGTGGAGCAGTATAAAGACTCTTTCCTGTATCTGGGCGGTATGCACGGATATAATGTCAGCAATTGGTTGGTATCGCAGGTAGGTGTTCCGGGCGTTTGGATGATTCTGTTGGTGACTGCTATCTGCTTCCTTATCTATCTCAGCGCACGTACGGTTATCTGGTTGCGCAGATTGTTCAGTCTTAGTTTCCTGAAACGCAAACAGAAAGAGGAAGAAGAGAAAGGAGAAACACCGGAAGAGTTTACGGACTCGTGGACGGCAAAGGGAAAGAAAAAGCCGGTTCCTGTTCCTGATGTGGCAGATATAAAAGAAGAAGAGGTTCCCGTTGAAATTCCCGAACCTATAAAAGAACCGGAAAATGAAATTACATTGGATTTGGGTGGCGTTACGGAAACACAGCCTGCCAAGGTATCGGGTGAAGAAGTGTCTATGACTATTGAGACGCCTGTTCCTGACCCTGTACCTCCTTTCCACGAAAAAGCGGCGGAACCTGTATTCGAAATAGAAACTACTGAAAATGACGACGAATATAAAGGTCCGGAAAAGGAACCCTATAATCCCCGTCTCGATCTGGAAAACTATCGCTATCCTACTATCGACCTGATGAAGCATTATGAGAATGCCGAGCCTACTATCGACATGGCGGAGCAGAATGCCAATAAAGATAAGATTATAAATACACTGCGCAGTTTCGGTATTGAAATCAGTACGATAAAGGCGACGGTGGGGCCTACGGTGACGCTGTATGAAATCACCCCCGAGCAAGGTGTTCGTATCTCCAAGATTCGTGGTTTGGAAGATGATATCGCTCTCAGCCTTTCGGCATTGGGTATTCGTATCATTGCGCCGATTCCGGGAAAAGGAACAATCGGTATTGAAGTGCCGAACTCCAATCCGAAGATTGTTTCCGGACAGAGTATCATCGGTAGCAAGAAGTTCCAGGAGTCTACTTATGACTTGCCGGTTGCTTTGGGTAAGACGATTACCAATGAGGTCTTCATGGTCGATTTGTGCAAGATGCCTCACATGCTGGTGGCCGGTGCCACCGGTCAGGGTAAATCTGTCGGACTGAACGCCATTATCACTTCTTTGCTTTATAAAAAGCATCCGGCTGAACTGAAGTTTGTGCTGGTAGACCCTAAGAAAGTAGAATTCAGTATCTATTCGGTGATTGAACATCACTTTCTTGCCAAGTTGCCCGATGGGGAAGATGCTATCATTACGGATGTAACCAAAGTGGTGCAGACGCTGAATTCTATCTGTGTGGAAATGGATACCCGTTACGACTTATTGAAAGCCGCACACGTGCGTAATGTCAAGGAATATAATGAGAAGTTTATCAATCGCCAGTTGAATCCTGAAAAGGGACATAAGTTTATGCCTTACATTGTGGTGGTGATTGACGAGTTCGGTGACTTGATTATGACGGCGGGCAAAGAGGTAGAGTTGCCTATTGCCCGTATCGCCCAGTTGGCGCGTGCGGTGGGTATCCACATGATTATCGCTACGCAACGTCCGACAACGAATATCATTACCGGTACAATCAAGGCGAACTTCCCGGCTCGTGTCGCTTTCCGTGTATCTGCCATGATAGACTCGCGTACTATTCTCGACCGTCCCGGAGCTAATCAGCTGATCGGACGTGGTGATATGTTGTTCCTGCAAGGGGCGGATCCTGTACGTGTGCAATGTGCCTTTATCGATACGCCGGAGGTAGCGGAGATTACTAAGTTTATTGCCAAGCAACAAGGGTATCCTACTGCATTCTATTTGCCGGAGTATGTAGGTGAAGATGGTGGCGGAAACGATTTGGGAGATGTGGATATGGGACGTCTGGATCCATTGTTCGAAGATGCTGCCCGCCTGATTGTCATCCATCAGCAAGGTTCTACATCGTTGATCCAACGGAAGTTCGCTATCGGTTATAACCGTGCCGGGCGATTGATGGACCAATTGGAAAAAGCCGGTATTGTGGGACCTGCACAAGGCAGTAAAGCGCGCGAGGTGCTTTGTGTCGATGAAAATGACCTGCAAATGCGCCTGAACAATTTACTGTAA
- a CDS encoding ATP-binding protein: MDERLQLLEKYNFWNGQFPDLGLIRKEYITPIANAMGNRLVKVLVGQRRSGKSFIMRQLMNYLITEKQVEPRQLLYVNFEFAPFSFVRNAEDLLSLYQLYRKEKQPAGKIYLFLDEIQNIAEWEKAVNSLSQDYTEDCEIVITGSNSKMLSSQLSTLLSGRYIEFKVFPFNIEEYALISERNVNKDTYMEFLKSGGFPELFHLNNFETKRNYISSIKDTVLLRDIVQRNNIKDARLLEDIFGYLVNNASNLISVNNVVNFFKSKGRKTNYETVSNYILYLEEANLLHRAERYNIKGKDIISGTCKYYANDLAFHNYLYNGYGYGIGYLLENRIYLDLKIAGYDVYVGVIKDREVDFVATKADRIIYLQVSYLLIDDSTTEREYAPFDSLTDHYEKFVITLDEITLPSKNGVRHIQAWDIYNYI, translated from the coding sequence ATGGACGAAAGATTACAATTACTTGAGAAGTATAATTTCTGGAATGGACAGTTTCCAGATTTAGGATTGATTCGTAAGGAATATATAACCCCGATAGCCAATGCTATGGGAAATCGACTGGTGAAAGTATTAGTGGGACAACGCAGGAGCGGCAAAAGTTTCATTATGAGACAGTTGATGAATTATCTAATCACAGAGAAACAAGTAGAACCTCGGCAATTATTATATGTGAATTTTGAATTTGCCCCTTTCAGTTTCGTCAGGAATGCAGAGGATTTACTCAGTCTTTACCAGTTATATAGAAAGGAGAAACAGCCTGCCGGGAAAATTTATTTATTTCTGGATGAAATACAGAACATCGCGGAGTGGGAGAAAGCCGTGAATTCTTTATCTCAAGACTATACGGAAGATTGCGAAATTGTGATAACAGGTTCCAATTCGAAGATGCTTTCGAGTCAATTGTCAACATTACTATCGGGAAGATATATCGAGTTTAAGGTTTTTCCTTTTAATATAGAGGAATATGCACTCATTTCTGAAAGAAATGTGAACAAAGATACATACATGGAATTCTTAAAGTCAGGAGGTTTCCCCGAATTGTTTCATCTCAACAATTTTGAAACAAAACGGAATTATATTTCTTCTATCAAAGATACCGTCTTGTTAAGGGACATTGTACAAAGAAACAACATCAAAGATGCCAGATTACTGGAAGATATATTCGGATATCTGGTAAACAATGCATCCAATTTGATTTCAGTGAACAATGTTGTGAATTTCTTTAAGTCCAAAGGGAGAAAAACAAATTATGAAACCGTATCAAATTATATCCTCTATCTGGAAGAAGCAAACCTGTTGCATCGGGCAGAAAGATATAACATTAAAGGTAAAGACATTATTTCGGGAACATGTAAATATTATGCAAACGACTTGGCTTTTCATAACTATTTATATAATGGATATGGCTATGGAATAGGCTATTTGCTGGAAAATCGTATTTATCTGGATTTAAAAATAGCAGGATATGACGTATATGTAGGAGTGATAAAGGATAGAGAAGTAGATTTTGTTGCTACAAAAGCCGATAGGATTATCTATTTGCAGGTCAGCTATCTGTTGATTGACGATAGTACCACGGAACGCGAATATGCTCCTTTTGATTCGCTTACCGACCACTATGAGAAGTTTGTAATAACATTGGACGAAATAACATTACCTTCCAAAAATGGGGTTAGACATATCCAGGCATGGGATATCTATAATTATATTTAG